The DNA region TACAACTACGTCTGCATGCCCCACGCCGGCATGGGCATGCGCGGCACGATCACGGTTACCGAGTAAACCCCGGTTTCCGCGGTACGAAAAGGGAGCCGTCCTTCGGGACGGCTCCCTTTTTCTGGCTCCCATGTCTCCCCTCCGACGATCAAAGGCCCAGCGCGGCCCGGATCGTGGGATTGATGCGGTCCGCCGACCAGGGCGGCGAGAACGTGAGCTCCACTTCCGCCTGCTCCACGCCGGGAACCGACTCCACCGCCTCGCGCGCCTTCGTCAGCAGTTCGCCCGCGACGGGGCATCCCGGCGACGTGAGCGACATCGTGACGTCCACGCGGCCGCCGTCGATCTTGATGTCATAGATCAGCCCCAGCACCACCAGGTCCAGCTTGAGCTCGGGGTCCTTTACCTTGCGCAGCGCCTTGCGCACTTCCTTTTCGTCGACCATTCCATTCATCTCCTGATCCGCCCCGGCCCGTACGGACGCGGCGTTCGGCGGAAGCTGTCCCCCCGTGGCGGGTGTGTCAACCCGCGCTTGCCCGCCCGCCGCGTCGGCGTATCTTTCCCGCGCCAGGATGCCGCCGACTCCGCACCGTGAAAGCCATGTCCGACAGCAGCAAGCCCAAGGTCCGCCGGATCGCCATCAACACGGGTGGCGGGGATGCCCCGGGGCTGAACGCCGTGATCCGCGCGGCTACCCTGGCCGCCCTGAACGAGGGGTGGGAGGTGTTCGGCATCCGCCGCGGATACATGGGTATCCTGGAGGGCGAGGTCGACGGCGAGGAGGGGCTCTTTCCGCTGACGGCCCAGGCCGTCCGCGGGATCACCCACCTGGGCGGCACCATCCTGGGCACCACCACCCGCGGCAACCCGTTCGGGCTGGAGGTGCGCCAGCCGGACGGTACGTGGGGCACGGTAGACCGGTCGGATGAAATCGTGCAGCGGTTCCGCGAGTGCGAGATCGACGCGCTGATCGCCATCGGAGGCGACGGGTCGCTGAGCATCGCGCACGCGCTGCACCAGAAGGGCCTGCCGGTGATCGGCGTGCCCAAGACCATCGACAACGACCTGAGCGCCACCGACGTCACCTTCGGCTTCCAGTCGGCGGTGGAGGTGGCCACGGACGCCATCGGCCGGCTGCACAGCACCGCCGAGGCGCACCAGCGGGTGATGGTGGTGCAGCTGATGGGGCGGCACACGGGGTGGATCGCCTTGGAGTCCGGCCTGGCGGGCGGCGCCGACGTCATCCTGATCCCCGAGATCCCCTACGACATCGCGAAGATCGCTGACAAGGTGCGCGAGCGCGACCTCCAGCGGCGCCGCTTCAGCATCGTGGTGGTGGCCGAGGGCGCGCGGCCGCGGGACGGAGAGGCGAGCTACGCCGACGAAACGGGGCGCTACGGGGGCATCGCCGACCGCATTGCCGCCCAGCTCCACGAGGCGACCGAGAAGGAAACGCGCTCGATGGTGCTGGGCCACATCCAGCGCGGCGGCGAGCCCATCGCCTACGACCGCAGTCTTGCGCTCCGCTTTGGCGCGGCGGCGGTGCGCTGCATCCGCGAGGGGCAGCTGGGCACCATGGTGGCGCTGCAGGGCAACTACATCCGCGCTGTTCCGCTGGGCGACGCCATCCGCGACATCAAGCGCGTGCCGGCAGATTCGGAGCTGGTGATGACCGCGCGCCAGCTCGGGATTTCGTTCGGGGACTGATCTCGCAATTCGCGGCAGCCGTGGCATCTCCCGCTGGGTCTCTCCGGCCCGGAGGAGGTGCGCAGTCGGTGGTGGTTCGGCCCGAAACCCGGACCCCGCAAGGAGTTCCGGCAGCCTCCGCTCGGAATGGGCCGCAAGCGCGCGTGCGGCCCCGTTTTCGCTATCTGCCCTTGTCTGTCGGCGCGTGCGGCTGTTAGAGTAACTGCGCCACGCTCCGGTATCAGTCAGCCGCTCCGGCTTTCCCCGCCGGGTCTGCCCTGCCGGGCCTCTTTCCCTCCTCACGATGCACGTTCGCATGGAAGCGCCGCCGCGCTTGCGGGCTACCGCGGAAGACGCGGGCGATTCCGCGGGGCCGCAGGTGCCCGCAGTGTCGCAGGCATTCGCGGCCGTTCCCCTGCTGGGCACGCCCACGCAGGTGGCGCAGGCGTGCGTGGATGCCGTGCGCGCGCTGACCGGTGGCCCCGCCCGGGTGGAAGTGCCCACGCGCCCCGTGCCGCTGGCCCTGGGCGACGACGCCGAAGGGCTGGTGCCGCTGGCGAGCTTCGACGCGCCCGGAGGGCAGGGAAGGGTTCTGGCGGGCGCCCACACGGCAATGTACGAACCCGTGGCGGTGCAGGCCGTCGCCGCGCACCTGGAGCGCGTGTGGGCGGTGCAGCAGCATCGTACCGCACAGACGCTGGAGCTGGATCAGCTTCGCTTTCACCTGGGCGCCCTGCAGCAGGTGGCGCGCACGCTCTCGGTGGTCCGGGGCGCGGAGGAGACCGAGCGGCTGGTGCTGGACTCGGTGGGGG from Longimicrobium sp. includes:
- a CDS encoding metal-sulfur cluster assembly factor, with protein sequence MVDEKEVRKALRKVKDPELKLDLVVLGLIYDIKIDGGRVDVTMSLTSPGCPVAGELLTKAREAVESVPGVEQAEVELTFSPPWSADRINPTIRAALGL
- a CDS encoding ATP-dependent 6-phosphofructokinase, whose protein sequence is MSDSSKPKVRRIAINTGGGDAPGLNAVIRAATLAALNEGWEVFGIRRGYMGILEGEVDGEEGLFPLTAQAVRGITHLGGTILGTTTRGNPFGLEVRQPDGTWGTVDRSDEIVQRFRECEIDALIAIGGDGSLSIAHALHQKGLPVIGVPKTIDNDLSATDVTFGFQSAVEVATDAIGRLHSTAEAHQRVMVVQLMGRHTGWIALESGLAGGADVILIPEIPYDIAKIADKVRERDLQRRRFSIVVVAEGARPRDGEASYADETGRYGGIADRIAAQLHEATEKETRSMVLGHIQRGGEPIAYDRSLALRFGAAAVRCIREGQLGTMVALQGNYIRAVPLGDAIRDIKRVPADSELVMTARQLGISFGD